The Microtus pennsylvanicus isolate mMicPen1 chromosome 14, mMicPen1.hap1, whole genome shotgun sequence DNA window GGATGAGCCGAGGCCAGCCCTGAGTCAGAGCAGCCTGGTGTCTAAGGCTCTCCTGTCACGTCTAAAAGCCAGCTGTCCATGCGTGTGCTGCGTCTGGAACATACTTACTCAAAGAGAGAGATGTTCCAAGTGGCTCGTCAAAGCCTTTCTGACACGGTTCCGTTCTTACAGTGAGCAGCCTTGTGCTCAGGGCTATTTCTAGGCTAGAGAGAGTCATGAGGTCATCATAtggaaatgaacatttttattttaaaaaaagaagggggtGGCTGGAAAGAGAGTTATCTAGGGAGGGCCTTCAAATGCTGGGAGACTATTTTTCCTCCTTCAGGTACTGGGGAGGCTGCTGCCTACAGCGAATCTTGGAGTTCTATGGAGTGACATTTAGGGGTTCCGATAAAGATAACTCTCACCCTGGGGTGACAAATGGCCTCAAGATCTGACTTGACAAGCAAGCAGCCCTCTTTCTCCTCACAGTTAGCTATAGAGGTGGCACCCACCCCTACATACCTTCAAGAAGTATCTGAGTTTTAGAACATGCGGGCATGTGATCAGTTATTTTGGCTACCTAATCGGCTTTGGGCCTCTGTATTTGTTGGCTAGCCTACTGCTTGACTGATATCCTTAGAACAATCTAGAAAATGTGTGGCCACCAGATAAAGAGGCAGGAAGTGCTTCACAGCTACTTGAGGAAATGGAGACACTGAGAAGCAATGGGGCCCAGCTTAAGAACACCCCAGACCTCAGCAGTCATGTGCCATAAATCCATTACTTAGAGTGGCTGGGGCCCAGAGAAGGCTACAGAAACAACTGTGACCTCCTAGGACgtggtatttcatttgtgttaGTAGCTCCAAAGTGTCGGAAAGGGGCTTGTATTTACCTTCTTAtgaaacacgcacacacacacacacacacacacacacacacacacacacacagtgtgagaAGGAGTCTAATCTGTCTTCTGGCCAGCTCCGTGTGAGCTGTCTGAGGCAGGGCATCCTGTCCCTGAAGCACATTAGCTAATAAGctgagcatggggtgggggtgggggtcaggacTTTGGGAGGCAGTGCTCCTCTGTTAGTTGAAGGAAGGCCCTGATTCTGAGCATCTTGGCTGCCCAGGCCTTGTGACACTCGGTTAAGATGGAAGACTCCCTTTTCGGGGTCCTGTGTGGATTACAGACCCATCTAGATGGGCTGGGATACCTGGAGAGGGCAATAGCCTCTGCTTTCCCtgattggttttttgttttcctgctactttGTTTGGCtggaggggctggggctggggattgTCCGTTGGAGCTCATGTctgctaggccagcactctaccGTCGCTCTGTATCCCCAGTGCTCCTGCGGCAGTTTGCAAAACTGGGGTGAGGCCTGGAGAGGTAGCTTTCTGCAAAGGCGTGCCACGCAGGTATGAGGACCGAAGTCCAATccctagatacacacacacaaagcaagggGTGGAGTCATTCACTCGtattctcagtgctggggaggtgggcagaggaggatctctggggcatgctggccagctggcctagccTAGTCTGTGAGCCCCATGTCCctgggagagaccctgtctcaaaaacgctAAGATGGTACTTGGTGAGGAACGACACCCGAAGCTGTCCTCTAGCCTTCAcaaacatgtatatgcacatgcatacttCTCTGCACACAGGAATACACATATACAGCAGAATGACGCTGGACTTCAGGATTCTTtattcccctccttctctttgcTTTACTTCCTACTACGCCAAACCCACAGATACACTATCAGGGGATTGTGGGATAATCCCTGCCTTGCAAAAGCTTGTCTGTGATTCCAGTGCTGCTTGCTCTGGGCCTGCCGATGCCACGGTCCGAGGGAATCTCAGTCCTGCCCCACGATGGCATAGTACTTTCCTGTGGGCCCTGGAGGCCTGACTTAGGCACACATTGGAAACCGAGGCTGAGACAGACTTCAGAACGTAGATACCCAGCAAGGGATACAGCCAACTAGGAGATGTAATTAGCTCATGGAAGTGGAAGTATTGTCTACCCAGGGTTATAGAAGTCCCTGGGTAGGCTGGGGTAAGCAAAGATGGGGGCTTGTCAGGTCTGTGCCCGCGGCGCTGTCTGCTGCGGGGCGTGGTAACTGTTCATGTTTGGCTTTGCTCGGGAGTTTGAAACTCTTGACTTGGTGTCTTTTTGATACAGGCAAGTTTAAACAGAGGAGAGGGGCTTTTCCAGGCTGAGGTTGCCATGCTTTGTGCCAGGTCTGGAATGAGAGGCCTATTCTTACCCGCTCTGAGCCGCTGCATCCGATGAAGGCAGACAGGCCTGTCCACGCCTGTCTTACTCATctaaagcattaggaaggttctGGCAGGCAGAATGCGGCCTCGCATCGAGGTCAACCACCGCAGACGAAAGGTCCAGCCTCCATCTTACGACTGCCCGGGGAACTGACATGTGCGTGGTATTTTGGCTCGGGGCCACTAGTGTCCACTAGCATTTGTTACTGGTGTCACCCGAGCCGGTTGTAACAAATCAACATGTGTGGCTGTCCGTCCTGACTGCTGTCACTTTTGGCCACCTCCTCTCATTCCTTTGTCTTCTGGCGGAAGACTTCAAACCACTCTTTTAGGCTAGAGCCCCATCCCCCACCTTCTGCCCTCCTTAGGGACTGTGGGGCTGATttccacactgtgtgtgtgtgtgtgtgaggccatAGGTAAGGGTGGCTTTCACAAAACAGCAAACTTCTGAACTGCGTTAGTCTTGCTTCACATATCTGGGTTTCTATTGGACAGTATTTCCTGCACAGATACTGGCCCATGACACAGAAATTTCCTGTGGCTAAAATCTCAAATGTAGGCGAGGTATCATAGCGCTATCTGGATGTCTGTCTCTAGCagcgctgggaattgaatgtaAGGCCTCATCCGTAGATTCTACCACAGAGCTAGCTTCATAGcaatttctgtttaaaaaaaaaattaagtttgcAAAGCAATGGAGTCAGCAGTCCCCAAGGGGAGGATAAGGTGGAGTTTTTATCCCacgggagacttttgatgacgtGTATACTTTCCTGTGCGCATCAGTGGAGGGTGGGGATATTGGCATTTACTCTGTGAGGCCTTCTACCTCCTTTTCCCCCAGCAATGAATTATGAAGGTGGGGTCTACATGTCAACAGTGACAGAGTCGAAAACCCTGGTCTAAATGGCGAAGGGGTGAGCTTTATTACCTTGGCTGGCTTTTACATAATGTAACCTTTGTCATTCCCTCCCCTCTGGTCCccaaaatgatgaaaatatgaaCACTTTTAAGGAGAGCAAAGCCAGGCCTATTGAATGCAAGCTACTCCCTGGTGACCTGGGGCCTGCTTATAGATCCCGTTGTCCCTTGCTGTCTGCGTAGACGCAGTGAAGCCTGTCCACTCCTAGGCTGCAAAAGTGATCCCCTGGAGTCCCGGGGCCTTCTCATAAATCCCATTGTTTCCTGCCATCTGGGTGGTCATAGTGAGGCCTGTCTACCCCTCTGCTGCACGAATGACTCCAAGGCTTCCCTGGGTCTGCCCATAGATCTTGTCTTCAGCGGTATGGGTGGACGCAGTGAGGCCTGTCCACCCTGTGGGTACCCCAGCTTCCTGGAAGCTGCTCACgctctgcttttctcctttgtgtTTCCCCAGGTAAAGATGAGCCTTCCAGCTACATTTGCACAACATGCAAGCAGCCCTTCAACAGCGCCTGGTTTCTGCTGCAGCATGCGCAGAACACGCACGGCTTCCGCATCTACCTGGAGCCCGGGCCGGCCAGCAGCTCGCTCACGCCCAGGCTCACCATCCCGCCTCCGCTCGGACCAGAGGCCGTAGCGCAGTCCCCACTCATGAATTTTCTTGGGGACAGCAACCCCTTCAACCTGCTGCGCATGACGGGCCCCATTCTGCGGGACCACCCCGGCTTCGGCGAGGGCCGCCTGCCAGGTACGCCGCCGCTCTTCAGCCCACCGCCGCGCCATCACCTGGACCCACACCGCCTCAGTGCAGAGGAGATGGGGCTCGTGGCCCAGCACCCCAGTGCCTTCGACCGAGTCATGCGCCTGAACCCCATGGCCATAGACTCTCCCGCCATGGACTTCTCGAGGCGGCTGCGAGAACTGGCTGGCAACAGCTCCACGCCGCCACCTGTGTCCCCAGGCCGTGGCAACCCTATGCACCGGCTGCTGAACCCTTTCCAGCCCAGCCCCAAGTCCCCGTTTCTCAGCACGCCACCGCTGCCACCCATGCCCGCGGGCACGCCGCCGCCACAGCCTCCCGCCAAGAGCAAGTCTTGTGAGTTCTGCGGCAAGACCTTCAAATTCCAGAGCAATCTCATCGTGCACCGGCGCAGCCACACGGGCGAGAAGCCCTACAAGTGCCAGCTGTGTGACCACGCGTGCTCGCAGGCGAGCAAGCTCAAGCGCCACATGAAGACGCACATGCACAAGGCGGGTTCGCTGGCCGGCCGCTCTGATGATGGACTGTCGGCTGCCAGCTCCCCAGAGCCAGGCACCAGCGAGCTGCCTGGCGACCTCAAAGCGGCTGATGGCGACTTCCGTCACCACGAGAGCGACCCATCACTGGGCCCCGAGCCTGAGGACGatgaggacgaggaggaggaagaagaggaactgCTGCTGGAGAATGAGAGCCGGCCTGAGTCTAGCTTCAGCATGGACTCGGAGCTGGGTCGTGGCCGTGAAAACGGGGGTGGCGTGCCCGGCGTGGCAGGTGCAGGTGCCGCAGCCGCTGCGCTGGCAGATGAGAAAGCGCTGGCACTGGGCAAGGTGATGGAGGACGCGGGACTGGGCTCTCTGCCACAGTATGGGGAGAAGCGTGGCGCCTTCCTGAAGCGTGCAGGTGATGCGGGTGATACGGGTGCTGGTGGCTGCGGGGACGCAGGTGCACCGGGTGCGGTGAACGGGCGTGGTGGGGCCTTTGCACCAGGTGCAGAGCCCTTTCCTGCTCTCTTCCCACGCAAGCCTGCACCATTGCCCAGCCCTGGGCTTGGTGGCCCTGCGCTGCACGCGGCCAAGCGCATCAAGGTGGAGAAGGACCTGGAGCTACCGCCCGCCGCGCTCATCCCATCCGAGAACGTGTACTCGCAGTGGCTCGTGGGCTACGCCGCTTCACGCCATTTCATGAAGGACCCGTTCCTGGGCTTCACGGACGCGCGCCAGTCACCTTTCGCCACGTCGTCCGAGCACTCGTCCGAGAACGGTAGCCTGCGCTTCTCCACGCCGCCGGGGGACCTGCTGGATGGTGGGCTATCGGGGCGCAGCGGCACAGCGAGCGGGGGCAGCACGCCTCACCTGGGTGGCCCGGGTCCTGGGCGGCCGAGCTCCAAGGAGGGCCGCCGCAGCGACACATGCGAGTACTGCGGCAAGGTCTTCAAGAACTGTAGCAACCTGACGGTGCACCGGAGGAGCCACACCGGAGAGCGGCCTTACAAGTGCGAGCTGTGCAACTACGCGTGTGCACAGAGCAGCAAGCTCACGCGCCACATGAAGACGCATGGGCAGATCGGCAAGGAGGTGTACCGCTGCGACATCTGCCAGATGCCCTTCAGCGTCTACAGCACCCTGGAGAAACACATGAAAAAGTGGCACGGTGAACACTTGCTGACTAATGATGTCAAAATCGAGCAGGCCGAGAGGAGCTAAGCGCGTGTGCAGGGGGGCACCGCGTGCGTCTGTACAGCGTGACCATTGCCAATCATCGCCAATGGGACCCGTGACCGGACTGGCCTCTGTGTCCCCGGGGCCCAGGGAGGCGGCAGTCCAACCTAACCTGTGTCTGCGAAGTCCTATGGAAACCTGAGGGTTGATTAAggcagtaaaaattaaaaaaaaaatttgtggaGCCTTTTAACTGTgcaatattttctgtatttattgggttttgtaattttttggcatgtatgtgcaggtacttattattattattatttctgtttaaattccTTTAAAAGATTTTGTTGGGTATCCAtcccttcatttttttaataaccCAGTAGTAGTTTGAGCAATGACTCGCAAGTGACGTAGAGGGAAGCtatcttttaaattataatttttgtgtgtgtggggggggtgctgcTTTTTTGAAATTTAAGCTAAGCATGTGTAATTTCTTGTCAAGAAGCCAACACTTAAATGACTTTTAAAGTTGTTTGCCTTTTCATCATTTACTTTTgtcctgaaattaaaaaaaaaaaagtggcatgtgggtttttttttttcggggaGGGCGTGActttcaaaaacttttttttttttgggaggtGATGTACAGCGGATTACAATCTTTAACATTGTAGCACTTTGTTTTAGCATCCGATTGGAGATTTAGCACTGATGTCCTCCTGAGTCGCAGAGATCGTCTCTGTGTGCAATTCAACTTTCATGTTAGGAAGGAAAACTTGGAGGGAGGGGCGTGTGGCAAGCGAGCTTCTCCTGCACTCAACACCCCGAGAAACTTTCCCAGGTGGCTCTAGGaacagcctcagcctcctgcaatTGTGTGTTACCAGGAGATACTGTCCTTTTCTGGGGAACTTAGTGTATCTCTGCCCTTTGCTGTAGATTTGGCTGTATAAAATGGGCTGAGGGTACCTACTGGGTAGACAGTGGTGGCCTGCGGTGGCAGGAAGCGACTTAACAATGTTCTTTTAGGCTTCTCACTCTTTCACTCCCCGGCCTACAGCTAAATCCCAGATGTCCATTGCTACAGTGGTTGGTAATTGGCCATGTCCCAAGCAGACAACTGGCCCTGATGATGACCTAGGGAGTTACCTCCAGGGTCCCTCGGCTAGTGCTGGCAGCACTGTTGGGCAGGGAAATCTTGCCTATTGGTTTCTTgctggaggagctgggaggagtacCATCCAAGGTGCCCCACGCTGCTCCcattgttggtttttgttttttccttcctccaattAGTTGGGACATCCTATACATTGGACTTGTTCGGATTTGATGTTTGAATTCTGTTGACCCGCACTTTAAAgcttttgtttgcatttaaatTAAATGGCTTCTAAACAAGAAATTGCAGCATATTCTTGTCTTTGGCCCAGAGGTGGGTTAAACTGTAAGGGACAGCTGAGATTGAGTGTCAGTATTGCTAAGCGTGGCATTCACAATACTGGCActataaagaacaaaattaaataatttattggACAGTTTCTCTACTGCCATTCAATTTGATGCGCGTGCCTTGAAAACTGATCTTCCTATTTGAGTCTCTTGAGACAAAtgcaaaactctttttttttgagatgaaaagactttaaaaagcaaacaagaaaagtaCATTCTTTAGAAACAAAGCCACATTtactttcaatttaaaaaaattcccgGTTGAAGATAGAGGATGTGAAAATGCCATAAGACCCaatcaaatgaagaaataacCCCAGCACAGCCCTGGGCATCCATTTGCCGAATTGTTTTCAGCCCCTTTTGTTTTTGGGACAACGCTGCTTAGATGTGGAGTGGAGGTGATTTACTGCTGAATTAAAACTCAAGTGACACAAGCCGATATCGttgaatgaaaaaacaaacaacaaaacaattcaGGAACAAtggctaattttttttcctaaatttaaatttagtgcactctgtcttaaaaacacgTTTACAGTATTGGATACATACAAGGGTAAAAGAaatcgtgtgtatgtgtgttggagcgatcttttttaattttattttattttcaaagtttgcTTAATAGGTTATACAGAAAAAAGCCACCATGGCTATgtgtatattgttttcttttggtgacGGGGTTTtagtatacattatatatattgaaATTTCTTGATTACTGTCAAAGTGGACCAGTATTTGTAATAATTGAGAATGCCTGGGCAttttacaaaatgagaaaaaaaaagtcctttttcttttccttgaaacCGTTGCAGTAAGTTTTAAATGGTGGGTCTATGAAATCTGTCGTCACGGTAACTGTAAAGTCGGAGTTTTAGgacatttttttctgccttgGGTGTTGAATTTTTATTTCGAAAAACAAATGTATAGAAACTTGTATTTGGGGATTAAAAGGGGATTGCTACACCGTGTAGAAAAAGTATGTAGAAAAAAAGTGCTTACTATTGTTACTGCTTTGCAGAAAACAAATCCCATTTCTGACCTGTGCTTatttttctctccccccctctggAATGGATATATCGGTCGGTTCATATGATGTAGGCGCTCGCTGTATTTTTACCGGAGCTTGTAATTTTTTAACTGTAAGCTTGTCCTTTTAAAGGGATTTAATGTACCTTTTTGTTAGTgaatttggaaataaaaagaaaaaaaaccaaaaacaaacaggctgccataatatatttttttaatttggcaggATAAAatattgcaaaacaaaacaaacaaacaaaaaacctcaccCACATTTGTCTTGTTAAGTCCTCTtgtacaagagaaaaaaaaagggttgtttgacagcctccaagaaaaaaaaagacacaaaagggAAGAGTCAAATCTTTGGTTCACAAGTCATTTTAGTTGTATATATTTTGTCCGAATTGGCTTCGGGATCTGAATGCTCGAACTTTGCTTCAGGCCTCTTTGCTGCGGCCACAAGCAGATGGAAGGGTGGCAGGGGTAGGGGTGAGAGAGCCAGGTCACCTCCCTACGCTTCTGTGGCTCCTGTGGCTGCCCCCTCTGCCCCCTGACCACcctcaagagcagagagagaatccACAGCTGCCTTTGCCCTTGAGCAGACCTGGATGAAGCAAAGCTTCTGGAAGGAGCAGCTGGGCTCAGGGGAGCCTCTGCCACTGAGACTGGTGCAGGAGGGACTGAGGAGGGCCTCAAACACAGGTCCTTCTGTTCCACGGAAAGTGTCCGCTCGCTCGCTTTCCTTCTCGGCTTTGCTGCTTTCCTCTGCAATTCCATCGGTTTCAGAATGGTGAGGGCCTGGGATGAAGGAATTCTGTGCCTTTTCATCATTCTCCCCTTCTGTGCTccctctccaccctcctccaGTCTCCGCCAACCCTCTAGTCTGTTCATTTCATCCTtaattttcctctccctctttgtcccctccccaccaaTCTCCTCCTTTTTCTAAAGCCAAGTAGCAGTTGTTTATTGGATGAGGGAATAATACACTTCTCAAAAATATCTGTATCaggaagccatttttttttttaatttcaggaaaCGTAAGAAACCATCATTTCAGGTTATGAAAGCATGGCCGTGCATCTTTCCAGGCAGGTCCCTCGAATGCAAAGTCTGTCTCACTGTTTCCCATTTGACTTGCCTTTGCGAAGCTCAAGGATGGGGTCCTGAGTGGGATGCCACGCCTAGGTCTCAGTGTCCTTATGCTTGCCCCAAGGTCCAGTCCTCCCGCCTCCCTGCCCCTGCGCTGCCCTGTTAGCTGCCTGGAAGCCTCTGTGTGGTTCTCCTGTGCTCATAAAAGCTAGCCAGCGCTTACCAGCTCACCAGAATGCCAGGACTAAGCCATCCTAAAGCACAAGGATTGTCTGTCTCTGCCCagtgcagagagaagagaatttTGCTTCTCTTATCAAAGAGAAAAACCAACCCACCCACCTCCCCGGAGCAGGTGACCCAGTCAAAGGGCTGTAGCATGGGTGAGCCAACCGACCTCAGGTCGGGTTCCACACTGCCAAGACTTTACCCAAAGTTGCCCCCAATTCGAACCTGCCACTTGCCATTGGAGGGTCatcctgggagggggaggggagaggacactGGTTTACTTTAAGCTAAATGTGAACCCCGAGGTGAACAGCCTTCCACCTGACCCTTCTGTCCGAGGTTTTGTTGAACGCAGGTGAATCAGTGATTTTGGTGCTCTCTGTATCAGCCCTGCATAGCAAAGGCACATTGATTTCAGCTGTTTGCTTTTGTACTGGCGAGGcgaaatatttttattaccttttCTATTACTTATCGTATGAGCTTTTGTTGTTTGCCTAGAGGGTTTGTCTCTTACAACAAGTTTGGAGCTATTTATTATTGCTTGGTATTTGTGCTCTGTTTTAAAAACAggcacttgttttttttaattatggatAAAACGTTGAGATGACAGGAGGTCATTTCAATACAGCTTAGGAAAATATTGattgttccttttcttctctgtacaAGATTTtggacctctttttttttcccttaatgtcACAATGTTGAGTTCAGCATGTGTCTGCCATTTCATTTGTACGCTTGTTCAAAACCAAGTTTGTTCTGGTTTCAAGTTATGAAAATAAATTGGGACATTTAACTTGATCTCCAAACTTgtccttttctgtgtcttttaaagTTGGGTAATGGTCAGCTGATTTCTAAGAGGGGGGTGTTGAAGGTCTTTCTCCGTTTCCCTCCTGACCCACACCTTAAGCCCGTGGCCAGGAGGAGTTTGCGAAGCGGTGAGGTTTGGAAACCAGGTTCTAAGTAAGCCCTGGCTATACACAATGTGtgcacatagtgagaccttatctaaaacaaacaaggaacaaacca harbors:
- the Bcl11b gene encoding B-cell lymphoma/leukemia 11B isoform X2, with the translated sequence MSRRKQGNPQHLSQRELITQADHVEAAILEEDEGLEIEEPSSLGLMVGGPDPDLLTCGQCQMNFPLGDILVFIEHKKKQCGGLGACYDKGLDKGSPPPSSRSELRRVSEPVEIGIQVTPDEDDHLLSPTKGICPKQENIAGPCRPAQLPPMAPIAASSSHPPTSVITSPLRALGALPPCFPLPCCGARPVSGDGTQGEGQMEAPFGCQCQLSGKDEPSSYICTTCKQPFNSAWFLLQHAQNTHGFRIYLEPGPASSSLTPRLTIPPPLGPEAVAQSPLMNFLGDSNPFNLLRMTGPILRDHPGFGEGRLPGTPPLFSPPPRHHLDPHRLSAEEMGLVAQHPSAFDRVMRLNPMAIDSPAMDFSRRLRELAGNSSTPPPVSPGRGNPMHRLLNPFQPSPKSPFLSTPPLPPMPAGTPPPQPPAKSKSCEFCGKTFKFQSNLIVHRRSHTGEKPYKCQLCDHACSQASKLKRHMKTHMHKAGSLAGRSDDGLSAASSPEPGTSELPGDLKAADGDFRHHESDPSLGPEPEDDEDEEEEEEELLLENESRPESSFSMDSELGRGRENGGGVPGVAGAGAAAAALADEKALALGKVMEDAGLGSLPQYGEKRGAFLKRAGDAGDTGAGGCGDAGAPGAVNGRGGAFAPGAEPFPALFPRKPAPLPSPGLGGPALHAAKRIKVEKDLELPPAALIPSENVYSQWLVGYAASRHFMKDPFLGFTDARQSPFATSSEHSSENGSLRFSTPPGDLLDGGLSGRSGTASGGSTPHLGGPGPGRPSSKEGRRSDTCEYCGKVFKNCSNLTVHRRSHTGERPYKCELCNYACAQSSKLTRHMKTHGQIGKEVYRCDICQMPFSVYSTLEKHMKKWHGEHLLTNDVKIEQAERS
- the Bcl11b gene encoding B-cell lymphoma/leukemia 11B isoform X5; its protein translation is MSRRKQGNPQHLSQRELITQADHVEAAILEEDEGLEIEEPSSLGLMVGGPDPDLLTCGQCQMNFPLGDILVFIEHKKKQCGGLGACYDKGLDKGSPPPSSRSELRRVSEPVEIGIQVTPDEDDHLLSPTKGICPKQENIAGKDEPSSYICTTCKQPFNSAWFLLQHAQNTHGFRIYLEPGPASSSLTPRLTIPPPLGPEAVAQSPLMNFLGDSNPFNLLRMTGPILRDHPGFGEGRLPGTPPLFSPPPRHHLDPHRLSAEEMGLVAQHPSAFDRVMRLNPMAIDSPAMDFSRRLRELAGNSSTPPPVSPGRGNPMHRLLNPFQPSPKSPFLSTPPLPPMPAGTPPPQPPAKSKSCEFCGKTFKFQSNLIVHRRSHTGEKPYKCQLCDHACSQASKLKRHMKTHMHKAGSLAGRSDDGLSAASSPEPGTSELPGDLKAADGDFRHHESDPSLGPEPEDDEDEEEEEEELLLENESRPESSFSMDSELGRGRENGGGVPGVAGAGAAAAALADEKALALGKVMEDAGLGSLPQYGEKRGAFLKRAGDAGDTGAGGCGDAGAPGAVNGRGGAFAPGAEPFPALFPRKPAPLPSPGLGGPALHAAKRIKVEKDLELPPAALIPSENVYSQWLVGYAASRHFMKDPFLGFTDARQSPFATSSEHSSENGSLRFSTPPGDLLDGGLSGRSGTASGGSTPHLGGPGPGRPSSKEGRRSDTCEYCGKVFKNCSNLTVHRRSHTGERPYKCELCNYACAQSSKLTRHMKTHGQIGKEVYRCDICQMPFSVYSTLEKHMKKWHGEHLLTNDVKIEQAERS
- the Bcl11b gene encoding B-cell lymphoma/leukemia 11B isoform X6; amino-acid sequence: MSRRKQGNPQHLSQRELITRKDEPSSYICTTCKQPFNSAWFLLQHAQNTHGFRIYLEPGPASSSLTPRLTIPPPLGPEAVAQSPLMNFLGDSNPFNLLRMTGPILRDHPGFGEGRLPGTPPLFSPPPRHHLDPHRLSAEEMGLVAQHPSAFDRVMRLNPMAIDSPAMDFSRRLRELAGNSSTPPPVSPGRGNPMHRLLNPFQPSPKSPFLSTPPLPPMPAGTPPPQPPAKSKSCEFCGKTFKFQSNLIVHRRSHTGEKPYKCQLCDHACSQASKLKRHMKTHMHKAGSLAGRSDDGLSAASSPEPGTSELPGDLKAADGDFRHHESDPSLGPEPEDDEDEEEEEEELLLENESRPESSFSMDSELGRGRENGGGVPGVAGAGAAAAALADEKALALGKVMEDAGLGSLPQYGEKRGAFLKRAGDAGDTGAGGCGDAGAPGAVNGRGGAFAPGAEPFPALFPRKPAPLPSPGLGGPALHAAKRIKVEKDLELPPAALIPSENVYSQWLVGYAASRHFMKDPFLGFTDARQSPFATSSEHSSENGSLRFSTPPGDLLDGGLSGRSGTASGGSTPHLGGPGPGRPSSKEGRRSDTCEYCGKVFKNCSNLTVHRRSHTGERPYKCELCNYACAQSSKLTRHMKTHGQIGKEVYRCDICQMPFSVYSTLEKHMKKWHGEHLLTNDVKIEQAERS
- the Bcl11b gene encoding B-cell lymphoma/leukemia 11B isoform X4, whose amino-acid sequence is MSRRKQGNPQHLSQRELITPEADHVEAAILEEDEGLEIEEPSSLGLMVGGPDPDLLTCGQCQMNFPLGDILVFIEHKKKQCGGLGACYDKGLDKGSPPPSSRSELRRVSEPVEIGIQVTPDEDDHLLSPTKGICPKQENIAGKDEPSSYICTTCKQPFNSAWFLLQHAQNTHGFRIYLEPGPASSSLTPRLTIPPPLGPEAVAQSPLMNFLGDSNPFNLLRMTGPILRDHPGFGEGRLPGTPPLFSPPPRHHLDPHRLSAEEMGLVAQHPSAFDRVMRLNPMAIDSPAMDFSRRLRELAGNSSTPPPVSPGRGNPMHRLLNPFQPSPKSPFLSTPPLPPMPAGTPPPQPPAKSKSCEFCGKTFKFQSNLIVHRRSHTGEKPYKCQLCDHACSQASKLKRHMKTHMHKAGSLAGRSDDGLSAASSPEPGTSELPGDLKAADGDFRHHESDPSLGPEPEDDEDEEEEEEELLLENESRPESSFSMDSELGRGRENGGGVPGVAGAGAAAAALADEKALALGKVMEDAGLGSLPQYGEKRGAFLKRAGDAGDTGAGGCGDAGAPGAVNGRGGAFAPGAEPFPALFPRKPAPLPSPGLGGPALHAAKRIKVEKDLELPPAALIPSENVYSQWLVGYAASRHFMKDPFLGFTDARQSPFATSSEHSSENGSLRFSTPPGDLLDGGLSGRSGTASGGSTPHLGGPGPGRPSSKEGRRSDTCEYCGKVFKNCSNLTVHRRSHTGERPYKCELCNYACAQSSKLTRHMKTHGQIGKEVYRCDICQMPFSVYSTLEKHMKKWHGEHLLTNDVKIEQAERS
- the Bcl11b gene encoding B-cell lymphoma/leukemia 11B isoform X3, with translation MVGGPDPDLLTCGQCQMNFPLGDILVFIEHKKKQCGGLGACYDKGLDKGSPPPSSRSELRRVSEPVEIGIQVTPDEDDHLLSPTKGICPKQENIAGPCRPAQLPPMAPIAASSSHPPTSVITSPLRALGALPPCFPLPCCGARPVSGDGTQGEGQMEAPFGCQCQLSGKDEPSSYICTTCKQPFNSAWFLLQHAQNTHGFRIYLEPGPASSSLTPRLTIPPPLGPEAVAQSPLMNFLGDSNPFNLLRMTGPILRDHPGFGEGRLPGTPPLFSPPPRHHLDPHRLSAEEMGLVAQHPSAFDRVMRLNPMAIDSPAMDFSRRLRELAGNSSTPPPVSPGRGNPMHRLLNPFQPSPKSPFLSTPPLPPMPAGTPPPQPPAKSKSCEFCGKTFKFQSNLIVHRRSHTGEKPYKCQLCDHACSQASKLKRHMKTHMHKAGSLAGRSDDGLSAASSPEPGTSELPGDLKAADGDFRHHESDPSLGPEPEDDEDEEEEEEELLLENESRPESSFSMDSELGRGRENGGGVPGVAGAGAAAAALADEKALALGKVMEDAGLGSLPQYGEKRGAFLKRAGDAGDTGAGGCGDAGAPGAVNGRGGAFAPGAEPFPALFPRKPAPLPSPGLGGPALHAAKRIKVEKDLELPPAALIPSENVYSQWLVGYAASRHFMKDPFLGFTDARQSPFATSSEHSSENGSLRFSTPPGDLLDGGLSGRSGTASGGSTPHLGGPGPGRPSSKEGRRSDTCEYCGKVFKNCSNLTVHRRSHTGERPYKCELCNYACAQSSKLTRHMKTHGQIGKEVYRCDICQMPFSVYSTLEKHMKKWHGEHLLTNDVKIEQAERS